GATCTAATTCATGCACGTTGGAAAAAGGGCCCATACTTGGGCTGTCCATGCGGATATGGCTGTGGCACAAATACCGGGAAGTGCAATGAAAATGGCTGCGATGGTCGCAATGGTCGCTGCACCAATAATTACCTTGGCTGTTCCTGTCTCTGATTGGAATTACATGGAAGAGGGACAGATATGTCAATTTTGTATGTGCTTCGATTGCAAGCAACTTATGCATGCGAGTTATCAGTCCGGAAACAAAGCACGTGGTTTTGGGGTAGCTGTTCACGAGTAGTGTTCATCTGATTTGTCGCTTAATTGCTTAATGTCGGTATATTTTGCTAATTAAATATTCATGACTTATTTTGTGCTGTAGAAGCTGAATCTGGTGTTGTCCTGTATCTGCAATCTAGTTCTGTTTGTTGAATGTAGGGCTATTCAGGTTTCAGCTTATATGAAACGGCGGAAAGCTATATAGGTGGCTCCAGAGCATTCTGAATCGTATATTCAGAATTATGTGATCTTTTGGTCTTGTGGAATATGCGGTCTTGTATTATGGACAGGTACCGAAGATGCCCCATGGATCAGAAGTGGGCCTTTCAGGTACCATTTACTCTTCTGGATTTATCCAAAGGTTACCTAATGTTGAACTAATTTCCACTGGTTCATTAGCGCATCTTCACCACCAATAACAAGGTTATAGAGAGCCACTAAAGGGGCCTAGATTGAATAGATTCCCAAATTTATCACCCAAATGTTCCCTCTTCTAACTGAAAAGAGGTTAGACAAGCTTTgagtttttcttttgcccccTGGCCCTGATTCCCTGAATGCTACACTGCTTCTCGACTACTTAAACCACCAAATGACTCGGGTCCCTTTCCCCATGTTTACATTTTAACCACCGAGAAAATAACCATCTATCGTTTAAACCACCATGACCGTGAAATTGCTTATGGGCCTGGCTATGGCCGGCCTCGTCTCAGCGAGTTCCAGCGTAACTTCCATGTTTCTCCTGGGCTTTGACCCACAATCCTTACAAGCTTCTATTGTTGGTAACGTCAGTACCCCACAGATTGACGATCGGACGATCCCTTGGCCGCGCGGCTCTGTCAGTTTATCCAGCTAACGAGCAAAATAGGACGCCACTGCGACGACCTATAGCATTACCTGTGCTCCGAGTCCGACCGCGAGCGCGagcgatgacgatgatgactaTGAGTGTGGCTTGGGGCCTGGTTTCACTCTCACAGATGCGTCGCCGACTACTATCATGGAGATGAATGACAAGCCAAACTTGTGcgcttttcctctttcctacACATGTTATAGTCAGCCTAGACACCGGCTAACACGTCTCGTCTAACAGTTCCATGACCATCAACTGCTCCGTGGCCGGGACCACCTCTGCCGTCTGCACTGGAATTGGCGATGGGCCTGAAGCCAACTTCCCCGGAACTATAATCTCAACTATCCAGCAGAGTGAAATGTCCTACTTGCCAGTTACTATCACCGCTGGGTCTGTTACTAGCGTGGCTGCGACCGCTTCGGCTACCACCACGACCGAGTCGGGCAGTAAGGCCACTACCTCAGCGGCTCAGACTGCTTCGAagtcttctgcttcctcttcGGGCTCGAgctccagctcttcagctgTCAGTACCGGTGGTATGCCCCAGATTACTGGAGATGCCGGTATGCTGTTCGGAGGTGCTGTCGTGGCGTTGGCCGCTGCTGTTCTGTGAGCACAGAGCGTAATGCTCGGGTGATTAGCCCACGAATACGCCTGGCTACCCCATCCTCCAGTCCTTAATCTGCTTTCATACTTCGTCCAGGGACTATGCGATCCCCACCTTAATGCTCGAGGCCTGATATGTATAGTGACATGGTCTCTTTTCAGATGTATTATATCATTTGTATCATGCAGCTGCTTTGTGTATGTAATTATGTCTAATGTATACGTTACGAGAGGATACCTATCATTATTGCGTGCTTGATTTAGTCGGCTCAGGAAGTGAGTGAGTTGAGCGTTGAATATGGTGTTGGAAATCTAACAACACTTCGATACACTGCTGTTGGTGGTTCGCTGATGGATCAACATAGTAAATACATATGGTACTGTTCAATGCGACGAATTGTTCATTTTTTACGGGCGGAGGGTGATTCAATTAGAAGTACCACTGCCTAAATCTATATAGGACCGATCAACAATCCTATTATATAAGGTGGTATTAGAATTAAGATAACTTGGGGTAGAGAAGTGCCTGCCCCATATCATTTCCTGATTAGGAAAAACCATATATAACGGCAACCCGACCTCCTTATCCAACGACCAAACCGACGTTCTTCACGGCATCATGCATAATCTTACCCTGCTTAAAAGCGAGTAATACCCCTTAAAAGATATTAGATTGTCGGACTTTTCCCGAGCGACACTGCCCGTTATGACACCATCAGCAACTGCCGAGAAGACGCAATCGTGGGGTCGATGTCGTGATCACACGGtacaccaacaccaccaaccatcCACTCAATAGGGAAAACTCCGCGCCGTGCGCAAATCACGACGGCAAATAATATTCTTCTCTGTCCGAAACCTATGCTCAATGCTAGTTTCCCAACATGGCTGTGATCGAACCATGTCTGTGGGGTCGTCACCCGCATTGTTGACTCGCGTCGTCGGGCGATATGGGTTATAAAAGCTGGGCCTCTCGCTAGGAAAAATGGTGTGAGTATGCGCGAGCTGGTCTTGCTTCTGTCGTGGCTTTTCGGATTTCGCAGTATGGGCTCAACCAAGGATCTTGAGACGAACGTTTCGTCGGCTCCTCTGTCATCTGCGGGGTCGTCGGATCGAGATGATAACTATGAGGTTTATCAACAAACTCGTGCATTGGAATATACACCGGAAGAGGCTAAAAAGGTGCTCCGGAAAATCGATCTTAGATTGATGCCGCTTTTGTTCCTTATATACTTATTGCAGGTAAGAAGGATTCCCTTGGCGAATCATGATCGAATACTTATCCTTTCTAGTATCTCGACAAAAACAGTCTCAATTTCTCGTCAGTCTACGGATTGAAGGAAGGCACACATTTGGAAGGCCAGGACTATTCATGGCTAGGTAGGCTTTCACCTGCGCAGCAAAATGAGCATGACTGACTAGGACTAGGGTCTATCTTCTATTTCGGCTATCTGGTCGCGCAGTGGCCGGCTGGATTAGCCCTTCAAAAACTTCCAATTGGGAAGTTTCTTAGTACAACTACTATTAGTAGGGTTTCCTGATTCTATGTCCTTTACGCATGGCTGACAGATATAGTCTGGGGTGGTCTATTGATGACAACGCCGGCTTGTTACAACTTCGCCGGAATAGCAGTCAACCGCTTTCTCCTTGGAGTCACCGAAGCCGTCGTGAACCCCGGATTTGTCATTATGATGAGCATCTGGTACACTTCAAGTGAACAGCCTCTGCGTCTCGAAACCTATTACTGCACCAATGGCATTGCCACCATGTTTGGAGGGTAGGTCTCTGTCGAAGTCGCGAAAGAAGTTGATAGTGAAAGACTGACCAGCTAACCACCAAACAGTCTTCTCGGCTACGCAATCGGTCACATAACGGGCGGTCTTCCACgatggatgtatgtattcCTAATCTTCGGCGCGGTGTCACTCGCCATCGGAATCGCATCCCTCATATTCCTCCCCGATCTCCCATCGACGGCCAAATTCCTCACTGAGCGCGAGAAAGCAATTGCTATCGACCGTGTCGCGATCAACCGACAAGGAGTAAGGAATCACCATTTCAAATGGTACCAAGTGTGGCAGGCAGCTAGGGATCCTAAGACGTGGTTAttgttcatcatggctgttgGAGCTCAAGTCCCAAACTCTGCCTTGACAAGTGTATGTTTGCCCTGGGTTTCTCATTCCGTTATGGACGGATGTTGACAAGAAAACAGTTCACTTCCATTATCGTCGGATCCTTCGGCTTCGATACTCTCGGAACCCAATACCTGCAGATCCCCGGCGGAGCGGTCCAAttcctcactctcctctTCGGCGGCATGATCGCGACGAAATATAGCGGCAGATTTCACTCTCGAAGCGCGTGCATGATCTTCGCCAGTCTGGTCTGCATCATCGGATCTGGGCTCCTAGTCGGCCTGCCGGACTCGAATAAATGGGGCCGACTCGTTGCGCTCTGGTTGTGTTATTTCCAGGGATTGGGATTCAGTATGAGTCTGACCATTGTGAGTTCCAATATTGCCGGGTCTACGAAGAAACAGGTGACCGGGGCGCTATTGTTCACGGGGTACTGTGTGGGAAATATCATTGGACCGCAGACGTTCAAGGATAGTGAGGCACCGGGATATCATAGTGCATATGTTGCGTGAGTCTTTCAATCAGAGTGGTTGTGTGCGGGTATCGGTGCTAACTGCGGTTCAGGATGTTGGTTGGGTATGCGGTCAAGCTGGTTTCAATCATTGCCCTCTACCTGTACATGTATTTGGAGAATAAACGGAGGGACAGGGAGGCTCTGGGCTCGGACGGCGATGAGAGcgatggtgttgagaaggGCATGTTGGTAAGTTTTTCTGCCCATGATATGTAAGCCTGACTGAAGCTGATTATGAGCTAGGATCAAACAGAGATCGACAATAAGACGTTCAGATACGTGCTTTAGACCAATAGATTTACTTTACATATTGAATTCAAAATAACAAGGATTGTCCAAACGCTTATAAGCCGCACCTAAGCCACTATAAAAAGCTTGTCCGGACAAGAACAGTGCTAACCTTACGGCCCCCAACTCGAGCTGACGTGTCAGGAACCCCTCCACTCTACCATCCCACATAAGCCGGCTGTATGAAGCTACATCAACATTCTAAGTCCAATCCCAATCTATAACCGCCTCACCCATAATGACTCTCCAAGCCAAACTAATCCCCACCCCGGGCACACCCCCAAACGTCCACAAGGACGCCCTGAAAGTCTTCCAAACCCTCCAAGAAGGCGGCATAGCCATCGTCCCCACAGAAGTAGGCTACGGATTAATCGCCTCCTCCAGTGAAGCCATCACCCGCGCCTTTCACGCCAAAACGCGCCGTCCAGGCCACACACAAGGCATAATCGGCAACTACGATGTCCATAAAGCGCTGCACATTCTCCCCGAGGAGAGAttcaatatcaccaaggTCCTAACGCACGATCTAGACATGTCGCTTGGGATCATTGCGCCATATAAATCCGACCATCCGCTTTTGCAAGGCATGTCGGCGGAGACGTTGGAACAGACGACTAAGGATGGGAATATGGCTATTCATGTAGGTGGAGGGTCACTTCTGTTGGAGGTTGTGAGATTGCATTATGAGGTGGGAAAGGTGGTTGTGGGTTCCAGTGCGAATGTGACCCGTAAGGGACAGAAGTTCCGGGTGCAGGAtatcgaggagaagatcttgGAGGCGGCGGATATTGTGGTTGATTATGGGTTGCAGCGGTATCATATGTATTGGAAGGCGAGtatattatttgattttggGGAGATGAAGGTTGTGAGGATGGGGGCTTGTTATGAGTTGTTTAGGGACAGAATGAGGAGGTTTTGGGGGgttgagttggaggaggaccTTATTTATCcggatgaggatgagaaggggGAGTAGGTAGGTGCTGAGgatcattttcttttatataaCAGAGGTTCTATGTGTTCTTTATATCTGACTTAGATTATGCTGTGTTCGTTTCTTCTGGGACTACTCCTGTAGACTGATGTAGAACGATGCGCTGTTCTGAAAATGCATGTTGCAATATACGCAATGGCACAGGGGTCTGTACTATGGACTAaggttctctttctccatgagCATTGGTAAGATCTTTGGTGACTTCACTACTTGACAGACTGCACTCTCATCCAAGTACAAGCATCTAGTTTGGAAGAGCATACTCGTCACTCTGTTCTAGGAACACTGTGCAGCGGGTCTCTGGACTATTCAAAGCACAACTTCACAAAGCTAAGAACATGGATCTAACATGAGATATGTCCTAAGTCCGTTCCTGACAAATGAACTATCCTCAAGGTTTTGATAGCGAATGCTTGCCACGCCGAGGTAGATTGCCTAATCTGGCCTAGTCTCCGCAAGAGCGGTGGGCCAGGAGAAAACTCCAAAAGAGGTTTAGTCTCCGCTATATATGGCAATGACATTAGCATCGAGGTAGATGAAAATGGATataaaaagaggaaaaataTTGCCATTGCGAGATGTAGTTGTAAAGTCTATCCTTTATTTCTACAAAGTATTGTCAAAATGTCTTTCCCTTACAGCAAAGTCCTGGTCATCGGCGCCACATCAGGCATTGGCAAGGCACTGGCAGCCAAGCTCGTGCAAAATGGTACCCAAGTTGTCATTGCTGGTAGGCGGAAAGAGAACCTGGAAGAGTTCGTCAAGGAGCATGGTAGTGAGAAGGTCAAGTCCAAGGTTCTTGACGTCCTGAACCTTGAAGCAGTGAGTTGCCAGTGCTATCTTTCCCGCCCAGGACCTGAATCCATGCAGGGCTCAGCTGACCCTTACCGAAGATCCCCCAGTTTGCTTCAGAGGTGATTTCCGAGAATCCTGACCTTGACTGTGTCTTTCTCAACTCCGGAATCCAGCGCCCGTTCGATTTTGCAAACCCCGAGAGCATCGATCTGAACGTTTTCGACCAAGAATTGATCACGAACTATACCTCAGCAGTTCGTCTCACTAAAGCATTCCTCCCACACCTGCAGAAACAACCGACTCAGACTGCCATTGCATTCACAACGTCACAAATGGCCCTTGTTCCAATGATGCGCTGTCCGAATTACGGTGCCTCAAAGGCTGCGTTGCACCATTTCATCCTCGCCCTGCGCACGCAACTGCAAGGTGGACCTGGGAATGTGAAGGTGCTGGAGATATACCCGCCCGCTGTGCAGACCGAGTTGCACGACGCCAAGCACCAGCCGGATCTGAAAGACGGCCATCTCATTGGAATGCCGTTACAGGAATTCATTGACGAAGTGTGGGCTAAGCTAACCCAGGGCGAGGAACAAATCCCGGTTGGATCAGCGAAGGATATCTTTGAGGCgtttgaggttgagaggCAGCAGATATATCAACAGATGACTGAGATGCTGACAGGTTTGCTCAAAAAATTCTTGCGATGAGCGATCGACCATTGGATGGTGAACTAGAGATAGACTATTCAGCATCACCGAATATTAGTTCTGTCTGTTCAAGTAGTGCTCATTCGTCTGAGCTATCAGTAGGCCTCGTAGCCTGTAATAGGCGGATAAGGTACGTCGGACACAGCTTTTCCTTTACAGGCAGCCAGTATCAGAGCACTGAAAGGTGAGATGCCATGGACTGCACCCGACTCTAGCAAAGTCGAATACTGTTGCAAGGAAATCATGTTTTCTAAAGATGCAGGAGTTGCGTCATCCCAGGCCTCATGATCTGCATCCCATAAGGATGTGCGAACATCGAAAGGCAACGAGTCGACAAACGGAGTGCGGACAGAGTAGTTCCTCTTCAATAGAGAATATACGCTGCGCAACATGAACGCGACAATAATTGTCCGCCGCACGCTTTCTGCAAAGAGCCATGCCTCCCGTGGACTCAGCGTATGGGAGAGTTGGATAGGAGCTTGCTGCCAGAGACGCCGCCCAACATTAGACAGCATACTGCTGATTGTTTCTGAATAGGGGCCATCAACGGCAACTTTTGCATCGAAGATGAGAAGGCATTGTAGGATAAGCAATGATTGGGTAGATGCGAGAAGTTCCTGGAAGCTAGCTGGGCGACCAGACTTGCGAAGGAGTTCCACACAGTTCTGCTGTAGTAGAGGTGTAAGAGACGTGGAGGTTTCCCCTTGACTAGCTTGAGTGTGGAGTCTGCAAAGAGTCTGAACATGCTGAAAAACGGCTGAAGCCTCAGAGCTCTGGTAAAGGTCTGGATGGATAAACTCAGTCTTCATATTGTTGGCGAATTCAATAGGAAAGCTTCGCATTCCGGCTATAAGGAACGAAATGATTTCCCGGTCGTATGCTTTCATAATTACCAACGGCAGCGGCCGGTGTATCGGCAGAGTAGACACGGATGCTACTCGGGGCACAAAGCGCGAAGTGATATTGGAGGAATCGGGTCCAGTTGGCAGTGGTATATTAATGTATTCGCACTCAATGCCCCGAGCCTGGCACCGACTACACCGCGGCCACAGTTGATCGCAACGACGCTTGCCTCGAACGCAGGCTTGGCATGATCTGCGCAGGGTAACACGCTTAGGGGCGTCAGACACCATTTTGCTATGCCTGAATCAACTATCAATCTATGCGGTCAAGCTAGGGATAGTGTTGCCCTAAAGCGTATATGTACTGCTAAGTATGTGCATAGCTTGTGATCCTCGAGACCAATTAGTGGGAAGCTCAGGAGACACCGAGTTCGCGTGTCCCATACTCCACAGCTTAATAATCTATGATTCTATGGCGAATCACAAGTCACTTCTAGTGCAAGTCTCCACAATGATTCCATTCTCTACAACCAGTGACCAGTGGGTGGCCGAGATTGTCCCACTTTTTCTGTATCCATCCTGCGTGACTGTTTTGCTGTTAGTCTAGGATATCACGGGAGCTTTGCAATATCTATGAAATAACTAGCTGTCTATTCTAAACATGCCCACTCGATACTACGTCCATACAACTGGATGCCACATTATGGACTCTTTTGGGTCCTACAATATATGGACAATAAGGTCAGAATGAGGTATTGCGGAACAGTACGCCACAGAACTAGAGtcttttcctgttcgatAGAAACAGACTGCATGACGAACAGCGTAAGGATTAAGTAGAAGTAGCTGGTTCTGGATATTACCACGCATTGATACCGTAGTAGATTCAAGTGCAGCCCATCTTGACTAAAAGAAACTCCAGTGCCGAGAAGCATTTGCTTATCAGTCGGAAGGATCCGATCAAAGCATCCCCGCACGATAACAAACGCCTATCATTGACGGACTAATGCAGGTATTAGATAAAGGATTGGACGGTGATCTTCTGGGGTAGCATCTCTTCTAACTTCCCCTTTTGGATTATCACGTTAACGGTATCACTAGCctctatatatactcatCTCTCAAGAAGTGTGCCTAGTTTTCAAGACAAAATCCCAGCTAAGGTTTATGGGAATTATTGATACAACATGTGGTCATTATGGTTATCTAGTATTCTCCTTGTTGGACTGTATCTCTTCAAACGTCTTTCATCCCCACTTGCCAAAGTCCCCGGCCCGTGGTATACCAATCTCACCAGCTTCTGTCTAAAGTACCACGAGTTCACAGCCACTAGACGCCTTTTCGTACATCGCCTACACAAGAAGTATGGCCCTGTAGTCCGCCTTGCACCGAACGAAGTCTCGTTTGCTAGCCTAGATGCTATTCGAGAAATCTACGCATCCGGGGGCAGTGGTTATGATAAAACGGAATACTATGATCTATTCCGACAATATGGCATTAAGTATGACATCATTGAGCAATaaaaagagaaccaaactgacaagaaaagaaccaTGTTCTCTACACTCGAGAAGCAAGAGATTAGTGCATACATAACAATAGAGGCTATCGCAACTAACGACGTGCAGCACAGTCATAGAAAGCGGGAATTGGCTGATAGATATGCCATGTCAAACATCGTACGCGACAAGCATGTGTCCGCCATTAAGGAGCGAGCGCAGGCTTTTGTATCCAGATGTGCTGCAATTGAAGGAAGTGTGAACGTCTATGTGAGTACTTCGGTTCCAACCTGTGATTACGGCTGACGGCTTTAGTCCCTCTTGCACTGCTACGCGCTTGATGGTGTAACAAATTTTATGTTTAGCCCTGGTGGCTTGAAGTCTCTAGACAACACCAAGGATTatgagatgatggaggagttgaCATATCATCAGAGCCTCCAGAGTAGGTAACCAGCTGGCCCTCAGTATGAACGAAGCTGATCGCGGCAGAGAATCTTCTATACTACTACCTCCCCAGGCTAGCTCCGTATTTCCCATCATGCCTACACCCCCGTCCTGCCCCCAGAGCAAACGCCTACGTTTTACAGATGGCTGGGCAACAACACCCAGAGGCGCACAGCTTAGTCGCACGTCTCACCCGTAAAGGCTCGCCGCTGAGCCACATGCAAGTCGCCGCCGAATGCAAAGACCACATGGCAGCGGGTATTGACACCACCGGTGATGccctttgctttcttatGTGGGAACTATCTCAGCCACAGAACTTGCAATTTCAGGATCGCCTTCACAAGGAGCTACTATCGACATCTGATGATACGCCACTAGACAAAATGTCGTATCTAGACGCTGTCATAAAGGAAGCCTTGAGATGCGCACCGCCAATCCCGATGTCCATTCCACGGTACGTACCATCCGGTGGCAGAACTATCGATGGATACTTCATCCCGGAAAACACTATCGTCAGTTGTCAGCCATATACGGTGCACCGTTTCAACGAAGAAGTGTTCCCCGAGCCGGACCGTTTCAATCCGGAGCGATGgttagaagaaaagggctTCAACGACCGCAACCGATTGTTCTTCGCGTTTGGGACGGGCGGGAGAGGATGTACCGGAAAGAAGTAGGTAAACTAAAGTCCACCACAGCGCTTCTTTACTGACGGCTGCAGTCTTGCAATGGTGGAAATGAAGATCCTTCTACGAGAGCTGTATTCTCGGTTCCGGTCGTCGGTCGCCCCGGATATGACTGCGTCAATGGATCTCGATGATCAGATCATCTCCGCTCGACCAAAAGACCAGATTTGTAAGCTTAACTTCGCTGTTAGAGGGGATGATGTCGATACTGCGTAGGCTATATTGTGGATGGTCTGTGTATGCCCGTATTGCGTTAAGtgatgctggaggatgattttTAGATCAATTCATAAGACTCATATAGGCGTAAGGAGGCCTCAACGCCCTGGTCTTCCTGCGTTTTTAACTTCGAGAATGAGACAGAACTTACAGGAAGGGGAGCTATTTAGCCACTAGCATGTTCATTAGGGTTCATGTTAAGTAACAGGATGAAACTACCTGTAAACTAATGGTAAAGGACTGATCCACCAATCAAGATCCTGCCCGCCTGATGCGGGGTATTAAATCAATAAAGACTGATAAGGAACATCATCACCCATTTCAACACAAATCCTCATCTCTGCTCTCAAAGCTA
This window of the Aspergillus oryzae RIB40 DNA, chromosome 8 genome carries:
- a CDS encoding putative short-chain dehydrogenase/oxidoreductase (short-chain dehydrogenase involved in D-alanine esterification of lipoteichoic acid and wall teichoic acid (D-alanine transfer protein)): MSFPYSKVLVIGATSGIGKALAAKLVQNGTQVVIAGRRKENLEEFVKEHGSEKVKSKVLDVLNLEAIPQFASEVISENPDLDCVFLNSGIQRPFDFANPESIDLNVFDQELITNYTSAVRLTKAFLPHLQKQPTQTAIAFTTSQMALVPMMRCPNYGASKAALHHFILALRTQLQGGPGNVKVLEIYPPAVQTELHDAKHQPDLKDGHLIGMPLQEFIDEVWAKLTQGEEQIPVGSAKDIFEAFEVERQQIYQQMTEMLTGLLKKFLR
- a CDS encoding putative MFS transporter (permease of the major facilitator superfamily), whose translation is MGSTKDLETNVSSAPLSSAGSSDRDDNYEVYQQTRALEYTPEEAKKVLRKIDLRLMPLLFLIYLLQYLDKNSLNFSSVYGLKEGTHLEGQDYSWLGSIFYFGYLVAQWPAGLALQKLPIGKFLSTTTIIWGGLLMTTPACYNFAGIAVNRFLLGVTEAVVNPGFVIMMSIWYTSSEQPLRLETYYCTNGIATMFGGLLGYAIGHITGGLPRWMYVFLIFGAVSLAIGIASLIFLPDLPSTAKFLTEREKAIAIDRVAINRQGVRNHHFKWYQVWQAARDPKTWLLFIMAVGAQVPNSALTSFTSIIVGSFGFDTLGTQYLQIPGGAVQFLTLLFGGMIATKYSGRFHSRSACMIFASLVCIIGSGLLVGLPDSNKWGRLVALWLCYFQGLGFSMSLTIVSSNIAGSTKKQVTGALLFTGYCVGNIIGPQTFKDSEAPGYHSAYVAMLVGYAVKLVSIIALYLYMYLENKRRDREALGSDGDESDGVEKGMLDQTEIDNKTFRYVL
- a CDS encoding putative GPI anchored protein (predicted protein), whose product is MTINCSVAGTTSAVCTGIGDGPEANFPGTIISTIQQSEMSYLPVTITAGSVTSVAATASATTTTESGSKATTSAAQTASKSSASSSGSSSSSSAVSTGGMPQITGDAAHEYAWLPHPPVLNLLSYFVQGLCDPHLNARGLICIVTWSLFRCIISFVSCSCFVRLRK
- a CDS encoding uncharacterized protein (predicted protein), translating into MTLQAKLIPTPGTPPNVHKDALKVFQTLQEGGIAIVPTEVGYGLIASSSEAITRAFHAKTRRPGHTQGIIGNYDVHKALHILPEERFNITKVLTHDLDMSLGIIAPYKSDHPLLQGMSAETLEQTTKDGNMAIHVGGGSLLLEVVRLHYEVGKVVVGSSANVTRKGQKFRVQDIEEKILEAADIVVDYGLQRYHMYWKASILFDFGEMKVVRMGACYELFRDRMRRFWGVELEEDLIYPDEDEKGE
- a CDS encoding cytochrome P450 (predicted protein), which encodes MWSLWLSSILLVGLYLFKRLSSPLAKVPGPWYTNLTSFCLKYHEFTATRRLFVHRLHKKYGPVVRLAPNEVSFASLDAIREIYASGGSGYDKTEYYDLFRQYGIKYAMSNIVRDKHVSAIKERAQAFVSRCAAIEGSVNVYSLLHCYALDGVTNFMFSPGGLKSLDNTKDYEMMEELTYHQSLQKNLLYYYLPRLAPYFPSCLHPRPAPRANAYVLQMAGQQHPEAHSLVARLTRKGSPLSHMQVAAECKDHMAAGIDTTGDALCFLMWELSQPQNLQFQDRLHKELLSTSDDTPLDKMSYLDAVIKEALRCAPPIPMSIPRYVPSGGRTIDGYFIPENTIVSCQPYTVHRFNEEVFPEPDRFNPERWLEEKGFNDRNRLFFAFGTGGRGCTGKNLAMVEMKILLRELYSRFRSSVAPDMTASMDLDDQIISARPKDQICKLNFAVRGDDVDTA
- a CDS encoding uncharacterized protein (predicted protein), giving the protein MKTEFIHPDLYQSSEASAVFQHVQTLCRLHTQASQGETSTSLTPLLQQNCVELLRKSGRPASFQELLASTQSLLILQCLLIFDAKVAVDGPYSETISSMLSNVGRRLWQQAPIQLSHTLSPREAWLFAESVRRTIIVAFMLRSVYSLLKRNYSVRTPFVDSLPFDVRTSLWDADHEAWDDATPASLENMISLQQYSTLLESGAVHGISPFSALILAACKGKAVSDVPYPPITGYEAY